A genome region from Camelina sativa cultivar DH55 chromosome 10, Cs, whole genome shotgun sequence includes the following:
- the LOC104719346 gene encoding O-acyltransferase WSD1, protein MEKYMEREEPMEPLSPMSHMLSSPNFFIVISFGFKIRCNPSKFVEGINNSLINAPRFSSKMEIDYKRKGEPVWIPVKVRVEDHIIVPDLDYPNIENPDQFIEDYISTIANIPMDMSKPLWEFHLLNVKTSKAESLAIAKIHHSVGDGMSLMSLLLACSRKTSDPDALISSTVATKKPVNSMAWWLVVGFLFLIRVTFTTIVEFFKLILTVCFMQDTKNPIMGNPSDGFQSWKLINRIISFDDVKFVKDTMNMKVNDVLLGMTQAGLSRYLSSKYDGSKAEKKEILEKLRVRGAVAINLRPATRIEDLADMMAKGSKCRWGNFIGTIIFPLWVKFENDPLEYIRRAKATMDRKKISLEAFIFYGIIKFTLKLFGGKVVEDFGKRIFGHTSLAFSNVKGPDEEISFFHHPISYIAGSALVGSQALNIHFISYVNKIVINLAVDTTTIPDPHRLCDDMVEALKIIKYAAMQEKRSRKSEV, encoded by the exons atggaaaaatatatgGAGAGAGAAGAGCCAATGGAGCCGCTTAGCCCAATGTCACATATGCTAAGTTCCCCAAATTTCTTCATTGTTATAAGTTTTGGGTTTAAAATTAGATGCAACCCATCGAAATTTGTTGAAGGCATCAACAACTCATTGATCAATGCTCCCAGATTCTCTAGCAAAATG GAGATAGACTACAAGAGAAAAGGAGAACCGGTGTGGATTCCTGTTAAAGTTCGAGTAGAAGATCATATAATTGTGCCGGATCTTGACTATCCCAATATTGAAAATCCTGATCAGTTCATAGAAGATTATATTTCAACAATTGCTAACATTCCAATGGACATGTCCAAACCACTTTGGGAATTTCATTTGCTCAACGTAAAGACATCAAAAGCAGAATCTTTGGCTATAGCAAAAATACATCACTCAGTTGGTGATGGAATGTCTCTTATGTCTCTCTTACTTGCTTGTTCACGAAAAACATCAGACCCCGACGCACTAATTTCTAGTACCGTGGCTACAAAGAAACCTGTTAATTCCATGGCTTGGTGGTTGGTtgttgggtttttgtttttaataagagTCACCTTCACCACTATTGTTGAATTTTTCAAGTTAATTCTTACAGTATGCTTCATGCAAGATACCAAAAATCCTATTATGGGTAATCCCAGTGATGGATTTCAATCTTGGAAGCTTATCAATCGGATAATAAGTTTTGATGATGTCAAGTTTGTGAAGGACACAATGAACATG AAGGTGAATGATGTTCTTCTTGGAATGACACAAGCAGGTCTTTCACGATATTTGAGTAGCAAATATG ATGGATCAAAGGCCGAGAAGAAAGAGATCTTAGAAAAGCTCCGTGTTCGTGGTGCTGTAGCTATAAACTTAAGACCAGCAACAAGGATAGAG GATTTGGCTGACATGATGGCGAAGGGTTCGAAGTGTAGGTGGGGAAACTTCATAGGAACTATCATATTTCCTTTGTGGGTGAAATTCGAGAATGATCCATTGGAGTACATCCGACGAGCCAAAGCTACAATGgataggaaaaaaatatctctCGAAGCGTTTATTTTCTATGGAATCATAAAATTCACCTTGAAATTGTTTGGAGGAAAg GTAGTAGAAGATTTTGGAAAGAGGATATTTGGTCACACATCCTTGGCATTTTCAAATGTGAAAGGTCCCGATgaagaaataagtttttttcaCCATCCGATTTCATATATCGCGGGAAGTGCATTAGTTGGATCACAA GCTCTCAATATCCATTTCATAAGCTACGTAAACAAGATTGTCATCAATCTAGCTGTTGACACAACAACTATTCCAGATCCACATAGACTATGTGATGATATGGTAGAAGCACTCAAGATCATCAAATATGCTGCCATGCAAGAGAAAAGATCTCGTAAAAGCGAAGTTTAA